In a single window of the Pontibacter russatus genome:
- a CDS encoding Fur family transcriptional regulator: MQHIPHRQTLRERLQAHHLKATHQRIVVYEALVDLHGKHPTAEEVYQLLKPANPSVSLGTVYKTLDTFAEAGLVHKVLSEEGGKRFDANARAHSHIYCSNTREIIDFEDEELEALLREFLRKRNLHNFELKGFSVQLTGNKVEPEKQISITCVPKIDL, from the coding sequence ATGCAGCACATCCCCCACCGGCAGACTCTGCGCGAGCGCCTGCAGGCACACCATCTGAAAGCCACACACCAGCGCATTGTGGTGTACGAGGCACTGGTGGACCTGCACGGCAAGCACCCGACGGCGGAGGAAGTGTACCAGCTCCTGAAGCCCGCCAACCCCAGCGTGTCGCTGGGCACCGTCTATAAAACACTCGACACCTTTGCGGAGGCAGGCCTGGTACACAAGGTGCTTTCGGAGGAGGGCGGCAAGCGCTTCGACGCCAACGCCAGGGCCCACAGCCATATATACTGCAGCAACACCCGGGAGATCATCGATTTTGAAGACGAGGAGTTAGAGGCTTTGCTGCGGGAGTTCCTGCGCAAAAGAAACCTCCACAACTTCGAGCTAAAGGGCTTCTCGGTGCAGCTGACGGGGAACAAGGTGGAGCCGGAAAAGCAAATCAGCATAACATGCGTACCTAAAATAGATTTATAA
- a CDS encoding DUF2231 domain-containing protein, with protein sequence MYDPTFWRTEIWHPLTVHFPISFLLLATLVMLIALFLKGTQAHFWHRAGAYLLYAGCLAAWVGIYTGGLADGIVSRKICDPTVLKDHEIAADNMAYIFSAATLLVLALRLNLLRVKTRLLQVVAVLLMVVGSGFLVYAGHLGASVVYQQAGGVNVPAGDCAGF encoded by the coding sequence ATGTATGACCCAACCTTCTGGCGGACGGAGATATGGCACCCGCTCACGGTGCATTTCCCTATCTCCTTTCTGCTGCTGGCTACCCTCGTTATGCTTATCGCCCTCTTCCTGAAGGGCACACAGGCGCACTTCTGGCACAGGGCCGGGGCCTATTTGCTATATGCCGGTTGCCTGGCGGCCTGGGTGGGCATCTACACGGGCGGGCTGGCAGACGGCATCGTCTCGAGGAAGATCTGCGACCCCACGGTGCTGAAGGACCATGAGATTGCGGCCGACAACATGGCGTACATCTTTTCTGCCGCCACCCTCCTGGTGCTGGCCCTGCGCCTGAACCTGCTGCGGGTAAAAACAAGGCTGCTACAGGTTGTGGCCGTGCTGCTGATGGTGGTAGGCTCCGGGTTTCTGGTATATGCCGGGCACCTGGGCGCCAGCGTGGTATACCAGCAGGCCGGGGGCGTGAATGTGCCCGCCGGCGACTGCGCCGGCTTCTGA
- a CDS encoding HTTM domain-containing protein produces MPQRLTSYLTAPVSAAPLAVFRVIFGGMMLASVLRFMAKGWVTELYVQPKVYFPYYGFEWVQPLGEAGMYALFVGMALSALGIMLGLFYRVSAGLFFLSFTYVELIDKTNYLNHYYFVSVVALLLVLVPAQRHFSLDVLRRPHIWVSHVPRWALLIFQLQLGLVYFYAGVAKLNPDWLLEAMPLRYWLPAHTHLPLIGPLLDEVWVAFVFCWFGAFYDLTIPFFLSWRRSRLLAYVTVAVFHVLTAVLFQIGMFPYIMIVSTLIFFSEGFHTRVLQGLRSLVNVRIRIYPAYAKVSAQPLLLSLLVVYFVLQVLVPWRFALYPGKLFWTEQGYRFSWRVMLMEKTGTAFFYVRDPHTGHEVEINNREYLTINQEKQVATQPDMILQYAHMLQQDFAARGVPGAQVRAEVYVSLNGRGSRLFIDPAVNLAAQEESFLPKPWILPFDEVAPLQEAVGQK; encoded by the coding sequence ATGCCCCAGAGGCTGACGTCCTATCTGACCGCACCTGTTTCTGCCGCGCCGCTGGCCGTGTTCCGCGTTATTTTTGGCGGGATGATGCTGGCGAGCGTACTGCGCTTTATGGCGAAAGGCTGGGTGACGGAGCTGTACGTGCAGCCCAAAGTGTACTTCCCGTACTACGGCTTTGAGTGGGTGCAGCCGCTGGGCGAGGCGGGCATGTACGCGCTGTTTGTAGGGATGGCGCTGTCGGCGCTGGGCATCATGCTGGGGCTGTTTTACCGCGTGTCGGCGGGGCTGTTCTTCCTCAGCTTTACGTACGTCGAGCTCATCGACAAAACCAATTACCTGAACCACTACTACTTTGTGAGCGTGGTGGCGCTGCTGCTGGTGCTGGTGCCGGCGCAACGGCATTTTTCGCTGGACGTGCTGCGCAGGCCGCATATATGGGTGAGCCACGTGCCGCGCTGGGCGTTGCTCATCTTCCAACTGCAACTGGGGCTGGTGTACTTCTACGCCGGGGTGGCCAAGCTAAACCCTGACTGGCTGCTGGAGGCCATGCCGCTGCGCTACTGGCTGCCGGCACACACCCACCTCCCGCTCATCGGCCCGCTCCTCGACGAAGTGTGGGTGGCTTTTGTGTTCTGCTGGTTCGGCGCTTTTTATGATCTCACCATTCCGTTTTTCCTGAGTTGGCGCAGAAGCCGGTTGCTGGCTTATGTCACCGTGGCGGTGTTCCACGTGCTCACGGCAGTGCTGTTCCAGATTGGCATGTTCCCCTATATCATGATCGTGAGCACGCTGATCTTCTTTTCTGAAGGATTTCATACCCGCGTGCTGCAGGGGCTGCGGAGTTTGGTGAATGTGCGAATACGCATCTATCCTGCTTATGCCAAGGTATCGGCCCAACCACTGCTCTTGAGCCTGCTGGTGGTGTATTTTGTGTTGCAGGTGCTGGTGCCCTGGCGGTTTGCGCTGTACCCCGGCAAACTCTTCTGGACCGAACAGGGCTATCGTTTTTCGTGGCGCGTGATGCTGATGGAGAAGACTGGCACGGCTTTTTTCTACGTGCGCGATCCCCACACCGGCCACGAAGTAGAGATCAACAACCGCGAGTACCTGACCATCAACCAGGAGAAGCAGGTGGCCACCCAGCCGGATATGATCCTGCAGTACGCCCATATGCTGCAGCAGGACTTTGCCGCCCGTGGCGTACCCGGTGCGCAGGTGCGCGCCGAAGTGTACGTGAGCCTGAACGGCCGTGGCAGCCGCCTCTTCATCGACCCGGCGGTGAACCTGGCGGCTCAAGAAGAGAGCTTTCTGCCGAAGCCCTGGATTTTACCTTTTGATGAAGTGGCTCCGCTGCAAGAGGCGGTGGGGCAGAAATAA
- a CDS encoding aspartate kinase encodes MSTDGIKVYKFGGASVKSAEAFRNAARIVKTHGGERQLLLVVSAMGKTTNALEQAMDLAYRQQDFEPEYQRIKAYHEEVLAELFPAPDNPARQRVAQLFEVLHSTLQHTSPHASYDMAYDQAVSYGELISSALLHHFLQDQGLANAWVDSREYIKTDSTWREARLDWPLTERLIKRDLPPLLRQQLVVTQGFLGGTGEGLTTTLGREGSDFSAAIFAYCLDAAEMCIWKDVEGLLNADPKHFPDTVCYPEISFQETVEMAYYGASVIHPKTIKPLANKQIPLYVKSFLNPEGRGTKICDCRFDKIAPAYIIKENQCLISFSVKDFTFVSEKNLGTIFKALADLRIKMNLMQNSAISFSICADFHQERLQRLIQTLSDQFIIHYNTGLTLYTVKNYDAASLARVMDGKEVLLEQRTRNTCQIVTR; translated from the coding sequence ATGAGCACAGACGGCATCAAAGTATATAAGTTCGGGGGCGCCTCCGTGAAAAGCGCTGAGGCATTCCGCAACGCGGCCCGCATCGTAAAAACACACGGCGGCGAGCGGCAACTGCTGCTGGTGGTGTCGGCAATGGGGAAAACCACCAATGCCCTGGAGCAGGCAATGGACCTGGCGTACCGGCAGCAGGATTTTGAGCCGGAATACCAGCGCATCAAAGCCTATCACGAAGAAGTGCTCGCGGAGCTGTTCCCGGCACCCGACAACCCGGCACGCCAGCGGGTTGCGCAGTTGTTTGAGGTGCTGCACAGCACACTTCAGCACACCAGCCCCCACGCCAGCTACGATATGGCTTACGACCAGGCCGTGAGCTACGGGGAACTGATCTCCTCTGCCCTGCTGCACCACTTTCTGCAGGACCAGGGCCTTGCCAACGCCTGGGTCGACAGCCGGGAGTATATAAAAACCGACAGCACCTGGCGCGAAGCCCGGCTAGACTGGCCCCTTACCGAACGCTTGATAAAGCGCGATCTGCCGCCCCTGCTCCGGCAGCAATTGGTGGTGACGCAGGGCTTTCTGGGCGGCACCGGCGAGGGCCTTACCACCACGCTTGGCCGCGAGGGCTCCGACTTCAGTGCCGCGATTTTTGCCTACTGCCTCGACGCCGCCGAAATGTGCATCTGGAAAGACGTGGAGGGCCTGCTGAACGCCGATCCCAAGCACTTCCCGGACACCGTGTGCTACCCCGAGATATCGTTCCAGGAAACGGTGGAGATGGCGTATTACGGTGCCTCCGTCATCCACCCCAAAACCATCAAGCCCCTGGCCAACAAGCAGATTCCGCTGTACGTCAAATCGTTTCTGAACCCGGAGGGCAGGGGCACCAAAATATGCGACTGCCGTTTCGACAAAATAGCGCCCGCCTATATCATCAAAGAAAACCAGTGTCTCATATCCTTCAGCGTGAAGGATTTCACTTTTGTCTCGGAGAAGAACCTGGGGACTATCTTTAAAGCGCTTGCCGACCTGCGGATTAAAATGAACCTGATGCAGAACTCCGCCATCTCGTTTTCTATCTGCGCCGACTTCCACCAGGAGCGCCTGCAGCGCCTCATCCAGACGCTAAGCGATCAGTTCATCATCCACTACAACACAGGGTTGACGCTCTACACTGTCAAAAACTACGACGCAGCGAGCCTGGCCAGAGTGATGGACGGGAAAGAGGTGTTGCTGGAGCAGCGCACCCGCAACACCTGCCAGATTGTGACCCGCTAA
- a CDS encoding peroxiredoxin — protein MAVLVGKKAPSFKATAVVNGEEFEENFSLEQYLGKKHVLFFFYPMDFTFVCPTEILAFQDRLADFERKGVAVVGCSTDTHMSHFAWLNTPQEQGGIQGVTYPLVADAAKTISQNYDVLAGHYDYNEEGEVTFVGEPVAYRGLFLIDREGVVRHQVVNDLPLGRSIDEALRMVDALQYFEEKGEVCPANWEEGELAMEATKEGVSAYLANRLN, from the coding sequence ATGGCAGTTTTAGTAGGTAAGAAAGCACCGTCTTTCAAAGCTACAGCCGTAGTAAACGGCGAAGAATTCGAGGAAAACTTTTCATTAGAGCAGTACCTGGGCAAGAAGCACGTGTTGTTCTTCTTCTACCCGATGGACTTCACATTTGTATGCCCGACAGAGATCCTGGCTTTCCAGGACAGGCTGGCGGATTTTGAGCGCAAAGGCGTGGCCGTTGTGGGCTGCTCCACTGATACGCACATGTCGCACTTCGCATGGCTGAACACGCCACAGGAGCAGGGCGGCATACAGGGCGTTACCTACCCGCTGGTAGCCGACGCCGCCAAAACGATCTCCCAAAACTACGACGTGCTGGCTGGCCACTACGACTACAACGAAGAGGGCGAGGTTACGTTTGTGGGCGAGCCGGTTGCGTACCGCGGCCTGTTCCTGATCGACAGGGAAGGCGTGGTGCGCCACCAGGTGGTGAACGACCTGCCGCTCGGCCGCAGCATCGACGAGGCGCTGCGTATGGTGGATGCCCTGCAGTATTTCGAGGAGAAAGGCGAAGTTTGCCCTGCCAACTGGGAAGAAGGCGAACTGGCCATGGAAGCCACTAAAGAAGGTGTTTCCGCATACCTTGCCAACAGGCTCAACTAA
- a CDS encoding imelysin family protein, giving the protein MKLPNLYAAVAVMLSLSVLAGCGSDKEDDTNPKADFDRGAMLANYADNLIVPGYEALVAKAAAMEAAVAAFAAEPSAATLAAARGAYQEAYKSWQQVSIYEFGPADEQMLRNNLNIYPTAASEIESNITSGSYDLQAAANLDAKGFPALDYLLYGAPSEEEVVGLYITDASAANRKQYLQEVASLISQRADAVYEDWTSGNYTATFEQAAGTAVGSAVGNLVNQLNFDIDLTKRAKVGIPSGRFTAGSALPEKVEAYYSGTSLELLKAAIRAEKAKFMGANGPGLDDYLDHVEAAYNGGPLSAAIEAQFDAALAAAETVEGPLSEAVATQPEAVTAVYDALQKLIVLTKTDMPSALGVTITYSDNDGD; this is encoded by the coding sequence ATGAAACTTCCCAACCTATATGCAGCCGTTGCTGTGATGCTGAGCCTCTCTGTGCTGGCAGGCTGCGGCTCCGACAAAGAGGATGACACAAATCCCAAAGCTGATTTCGACCGCGGGGCGATGCTGGCCAACTACGCCGACAACCTGATTGTGCCGGGCTACGAAGCCCTTGTCGCCAAAGCAGCGGCGATGGAGGCAGCGGTGGCAGCGTTTGCCGCTGAGCCTTCTGCCGCCACGCTGGCGGCTGCCCGTGGTGCCTATCAGGAGGCATACAAGTCCTGGCAACAGGTGAGTATATATGAGTTTGGCCCCGCCGATGAGCAGATGCTGCGCAACAACCTCAACATATACCCGACCGCCGCCAGCGAGATAGAAAGCAACATCACCTCGGGCAGCTACGACCTGCAGGCTGCCGCTAACCTGGATGCCAAAGGCTTTCCGGCGCTGGACTATCTGCTATATGGCGCGCCATCGGAGGAGGAAGTTGTTGGTTTATATATAACGGACGCCAGTGCGGCCAACCGGAAGCAGTACCTGCAGGAGGTGGCCAGCCTCATCAGCCAGCGCGCCGATGCGGTATATGAGGACTGGACCAGCGGCAACTACACGGCTACGTTTGAACAGGCGGCGGGCACCGCGGTGGGCAGCGCCGTGGGCAACCTCGTTAACCAACTCAACTTCGACATCGACCTAACCAAACGCGCCAAAGTGGGCATTCCGAGCGGCCGCTTTACCGCGGGCAGCGCCCTGCCGGAGAAAGTGGAGGCCTATTACAGCGGCACCTCGCTGGAACTGTTGAAGGCGGCCATCCGTGCCGAGAAAGCCAAGTTTATGGGTGCCAACGGCCCGGGCCTGGATGACTACCTCGACCATGTGGAAGCAGCCTATAACGGCGGTCCGCTCTCGGCGGCCATCGAGGCACAGTTCGATGCCGCACTAGCCGCCGCTGAAACGGTGGAAGGCCCGCTTTCTGAAGCCGTGGCGACGCAGCCCGAGGCGGTGACAGCGGTATATGACGCCCTGCAGAAGCTCATCGTGCTCACTAAAACCGACATGCCCTCCGCCCTGGGCGTCACCATCACCTACTCCGACAACGACGGGGATTAA
- a CDS encoding enoyl-CoA hydratase-related protein: MEFILVDPQARQHVALIRLNRPKELNALNLQLMGELRDALRQLDEDEQVRAVVLTGNERAFAAGADIKQMAGKTAIDMLLADQFATWDQIRKTRKPIIAAVSGFALGGGCELAMTCDMIIASETALFGQPEIKIGVMPGAGGTQRLTRAIGKAKAMEMVLTGRFMTAAEAEKRGLINRVVPVELYLEEALKLAEEVAQMSPVAARLAKEAVNRAFETQLDEGLHFERKNFYLCFASDDQAEGMSAFIEKRKPRFKGR; encoded by the coding sequence ATGGAGTTTATACTCGTAGACCCACAGGCCCGGCAGCACGTCGCCCTTATCCGACTCAACAGGCCCAAAGAGCTGAACGCCCTGAACCTGCAACTGATGGGGGAGTTGCGCGACGCGCTCCGGCAGCTCGACGAGGACGAGCAGGTGCGGGCCGTGGTGCTCACCGGCAACGAGCGCGCTTTTGCAGCCGGCGCCGACATCAAGCAGATGGCCGGGAAAACCGCCATCGACATGCTGCTCGCGGATCAGTTCGCCACCTGGGACCAGATCCGGAAAACCAGGAAGCCCATTATCGCGGCAGTGTCGGGTTTTGCGCTGGGCGGCGGCTGCGAACTGGCCATGACCTGCGACATGATCATTGCCTCAGAAACGGCTCTGTTCGGGCAGCCGGAGATAAAAATCGGGGTGATGCCGGGCGCGGGCGGCACACAGCGCCTCACCAGGGCCATCGGGAAGGCCAAAGCCATGGAGATGGTGCTGACCGGCAGGTTTATGACCGCAGCGGAAGCCGAGAAGCGGGGACTGATCAACCGCGTGGTGCCGGTGGAGCTATACCTGGAAGAAGCTTTGAAGCTGGCGGAAGAGGTAGCGCAGATGTCGCCGGTGGCGGCGCGGCTGGCGAAGGAAGCCGTAAACCGCGCCTTCGAAACGCAACTGGACGAAGGGCTGCACTTCGAGCGGAAGAACTTCTACCTCTGCTTCGCCTCCGACGACCAGGCCGAAGGCATGAGCGCCTTTATCGAAAAACGCAAACCCCGGTTCAAAGGCCGCTAA
- a CDS encoding prephenate dehydratase, whose translation MTHGKIKVAIQGGPASFHEVAAQQYFPEHDVQSLPCQSFRELCEALHKGKADQAVMAVENTLAGSILPNYNLLHQYNLFVTGELWLPIEQNLMALPGQRLQDLRKVVSHPMALNQCTEFLTQRPQLQLQESHDTADSAKEIREKGLEGVAAIASKQAAALYGLEMLAENIEDRRDNFTRFLVVNRERPKAVVSTNKATLLLQVSHDRSLADIFTQLSLHNIHTALIQTLPAIARSYAHYMVIELEGESSDNLQETIASLEPLVEYQQLIGLYHKTKYPEHPNPKKKVKSLQL comes from the coding sequence ATGACACACGGAAAAATTAAAGTAGCGATTCAGGGAGGCCCGGCCTCCTTCCACGAGGTGGCTGCCCAGCAGTACTTCCCCGAACACGACGTGCAGAGCTTGCCCTGCCAGTCGTTCCGGGAGTTGTGCGAGGCCCTGCACAAAGGCAAGGCCGACCAGGCGGTGATGGCCGTGGAGAACACGCTGGCGGGCAGCATTCTGCCGAATTACAACCTGTTGCACCAGTACAACCTGTTCGTGACGGGCGAACTGTGGCTGCCGATCGAGCAGAACCTGATGGCCCTGCCGGGGCAGCGGTTGCAGGACCTGCGCAAAGTAGTGTCGCACCCGATGGCCCTGAACCAATGCACCGAGTTCCTGACACAGCGGCCGCAGCTGCAACTGCAGGAAAGCCACGACACCGCCGACAGCGCCAAGGAGATCAGGGAAAAAGGCCTGGAGGGCGTGGCCGCCATTGCCAGCAAGCAGGCCGCTGCCCTGTATGGCCTGGAGATGCTGGCTGAGAACATCGAAGACCGGCGCGACAACTTCACGCGCTTCCTGGTGGTGAACCGGGAGCGGCCAAAGGCTGTGGTGTCCACCAACAAAGCCACGCTCCTGCTGCAGGTGTCGCACGACAGATCGCTGGCGGATATCTTCACGCAGTTGAGCCTGCACAACATCCACACGGCGCTGATACAGACGCTCCCGGCCATTGCCCGCAGCTACGCGCATTATATGGTGATAGAGCTGGAGGGAGAGTCGAGCGATAACCTGCAGGAGACGATTGCCTCGCTGGAGCCCCTGGTGGAGTACCAGCAATTGATAGGCCTGTACCACAAGACAAAGTACCCGGAGCACCCGAACCCCAAAAAGAAGGTAAAGTCCTTACAGCTTTAG
- a CDS encoding DUF4856 domain-containing protein: MTKTLTAFKLRTFTMAVAACVAFTSCSDDSEENPSYNLPETYSFENADYSGQTTRIAMLAELSDYIKTGNTGSELNAQKMKDMYANANTPFSDAALNEATTKQLKNKTILTAQPVFEALFDAVAIASQRGGAPASEGTAGLLTSADGSRTYLVDANGVEYGQVIQKGLMGAVFYNQAVEGYLTEEKIGAAVDNTTVTPGEGTTMEHHWDEAFGYFGAPKDFPANTEDAKYWANYSNQVDAALGSNKAIMDAFIKGRAAISAKDMAGKDAAAATVRAEWERLVAAAAIHELNAAQNSLADQARKSHYLSEAIGFIMGLQYKSDRKLSDAQFQEVTDAIGDNLYQTTGDDIAAAINILSTAYSMDSIKGQL, encoded by the coding sequence ATGACCAAGACCTTGACTGCCTTTAAACTCCGGACATTCACGATGGCTGTTGCCGCCTGTGTGGCTTTTACTTCGTGCTCTGACGACAGCGAGGAAAATCCTTCCTATAACCTGCCGGAAACCTACAGCTTCGAAAACGCTGATTACTCCGGGCAGACCACGCGCATCGCCATGCTGGCAGAACTGAGCGACTACATCAAGACAGGCAACACCGGGAGTGAACTGAACGCCCAGAAGATGAAGGACATGTACGCGAACGCCAACACGCCTTTTTCTGACGCTGCCCTGAACGAGGCTACCACCAAGCAACTGAAGAACAAGACTATCCTAACGGCCCAGCCCGTGTTCGAGGCGCTTTTTGATGCCGTGGCCATTGCCAGCCAGCGCGGCGGCGCCCCCGCCTCAGAGGGCACGGCCGGGTTGCTTACCTCAGCCGACGGCTCCAGAACATACCTCGTGGATGCGAACGGTGTGGAGTACGGACAGGTAATCCAGAAAGGCCTGATGGGCGCCGTGTTCTACAACCAGGCGGTGGAGGGCTACCTGACGGAGGAGAAAATCGGGGCAGCAGTGGATAACACCACCGTGACGCCGGGCGAAGGCACTACCATGGAGCACCACTGGGACGAGGCCTTCGGCTACTTCGGAGCCCCGAAGGACTTTCCGGCCAACACAGAGGACGCAAAATACTGGGCCAATTACAGCAATCAGGTAGATGCCGCCCTCGGAAGCAACAAAGCCATCATGGATGCCTTCATCAAAGGCCGGGCTGCCATCTCCGCCAAAGACATGGCTGGTAAAGATGCTGCCGCCGCCACTGTCCGCGCTGAGTGGGAGCGACTGGTAGCCGCCGCCGCCATCCACGAACTGAACGCCGCCCAAAACAGCCTCGCCGACCAGGCCAGGAAGAGCCATTATTTATCCGAGGCCATCGGCTTCATCATGGGCCTCCAGTACAAGTCAGACCGCAAGCTGTCGGACGCCCAGTTCCAGGAAGTGACGGACGCCATCGGCGACAACCTGTACCAGACTACCGGCGACGACATTGCCGCAGCCATCAACATCCTCAGCACCGCTTACAGCATGGACAGCATCAAAGGGCAATTGTAA